The DNA region ggagcgcTGGGGGACGGGACGCACCTCGGGGCCGCTGACCCCCCCCActccttccctccttcagcctcctcctcctcctcgtcccccGAGGGTCTGGTGTGGGACGACCGCGTGGCCCCCTCTCTGGTGCGCAACGGCGTGCGGCTGCGGGGGAACCGCCTGGTGGTGCCGCGGGACGGGCTCTACTTCGTCtacgccgccgccgccttccaggggggccggtgcccccccccgcgccgccgccgcccacccCCTCCGCCTCTCCGTCTCCCGCTTCTCCGAGGAATACCCCCGCGACGTCCCCCTCCTCACCGCTGTCCGCTCGGTCTGCCCCGGTGGGggacggcggcggcagcagcgacggcggcggcggcggcgggaggaggaggaggaggaagatgacgACGAAGGGCGGCAGCTCTGGTTCGAGTCGCTCTACCAAGGTGCCGTCTTCCAGCTGCGCCGGGGGGACCAGCTGGCCGCCACCACCACGGCCGGACGCTTCCTTGACCTCCACGGCGGCGGCCAGGCCTATTTCGGGGTCGTGGGTGTCGATTGAGAGCGCtcgcgggggcgggggcagggcggggggggtgcggtgGGGGTGCGAGATGAGGGGTGGTCAGTAGGGGCAAGGGTGAACGGGCAGGGAcggggcagcagcaggggtgCAAGACGGCAGTCGGTAGGGATAAGGGTGAACGAGTGGGTATACGGTCAGCGAGAGTGCGAGGCGCAGAGTGGTCAGCAGGGACGAGGGTAAACGGGAACAGGGGAGCAGCAGGGGCGTGAGACAGTGGCCAGCAGGGACGAGGGATGGGGGAGCAGCAGTTTGAGGCACAGAGCGATCGGTAGGGACAGGAGTGAACGGGCAGAGCCAGGGGAGCAGCAGGATCGGTAGGGACGAGGGTGAATGGGCAGGGCCAGGGAGAGGTCAGCGGGGCTGTGAGATGCGGAGCTCTCAGCAGGGGCCAGAGTGAAGGAGGACGACTTGGGGACAGGCAGGGCCAAGGGGATCCAGACGGGAGCGAGACCCGGAGGAGTCAGTAGGGACCAGGGTGAACGCACAGGGTGAGGCCGAGCTTGCCGCCGCCGGCGCGTTACCGTGGCCGTTGGGGTGAACCCTCATTATTGAGAGTGGAAGAGCAGCGCTTTATTTATTGTGATATTTATCTATTTATgggggcgccggggggggccGTGCCATGTACGACCCCGACCCCACTGGGCCGCTCCGGGGGGGGGTTATTTCGGGATGAAACTCGGCCCTTTTTGGTCGGGTGGAATTAATTTATTGCCGCCGGGGTTATTTATTGCCACAccggaaagaaaaaacaataaaagtgaaaaagttTCAGTTCGGGGCTTTTTTGGGAAATTCGTGCGGCGGTTCGTTAACCAGCGGGGGAGGGGCCCAGACGTCCCAGGGGGatatttttggggtgggggggggaatcccacccccgccccgggacgGGGGGAATCCCCCCTCCTCTGCAACCGAAACTCGACGGAGGGGAACGGTggcggcaccggggggggggagccgggggggtcCCAGCCTGATCTGTGTCGCCCCACGGACGCCCCGAAACCGAGAGGGGACCCGGCGGGGGTCGGGCCGTGGGCGCTGCCGGGAAGGGCAGGAtgtggggggggatgtggggcacGGTGGTTGGCAGAGCTCCCCAcatcctccaccaccaccccccccccccccggtacctgGAAGGGCTCGAAATTGGGgcgaggggggggagggggggtcaggggacccaggcgtcccgGCCCCACGGCGACACCTggctgggactggggggggggcaaCCAGTTCTTCCAGTGTCCCCCCGTGCTCCCCAATCCATCCCAGTGCTCCACAGTAACCCTCAATCTCTCCCAGTGGCCCCCAGTCCCCCCAATACCTCTCAGTGCCCCCCCAATCCCAGTACTCCAATCCTTCCCAGTACCCTGCAattcctcccagtgcccccccagtgctgcccaaTAGCCCCCcaatccctcccagccctccccattgcccccagcccctcccagtgctccccagtagcccccaatcccccccagtgcccccccgtgctgcccagtaGCCCTCAATCCCTCCCAGTGCCATCCAGTACCCCCCAattcctcccagtgccctcccagtgccACCTAGTAGACCCCAATCCCTCCCAGTgaccccccagtaccccccaatTCCTGCCAGTgcccccccagtgctgcccagtaACCCCCaatccctcccagtgctccccagtgcccccaggtAGCTGCCAATCCCTCCCAGTacacccccccagtgcccccagtaccccccaattcctcccagtgccctcccagtgccaccccagtccctcccagtgcccaccCAGTATCCCCGAATTcctcccagtgccaccccagtcccccccagtgctgcccagtaGCCCCCAAtctcccccagtccccccagtccccccattTCAGCCCCCACCCCCCGGGGTCCCGGTGGGTGTGGCTCAGGTTGCCATGGGAACGGGGCGGGGCCTGGTTGCCGGGGAGGCCGCCGGTTGCCGCGGTCGCCATGGCGACGGCGGGAGGGTGGGGGCAAGGTTGCCACGGCGACGGTGAGCGACCGGACGCCCGGGTCCCGCCcccagttgggggggggggaagcgctgGAGGGAAACTGGGGGAaactgggagagctgggagggggcggggcgagCCCGCCTCCCATCCAGTCCTCGCGCCGGCCCGCTCTGATTGGCCGAGCGGCGGGCGAGCCCCGCCCCCTCGTGCCGACCCGCCCTCCGCGTCGCGTCGTGCCGGGATGACGTCGCCGGGAGGGCGTGGCCGCGGCggaggcggggcgcggcggggccgttCTACCACTGGCTTAGGAGTCGGGGGGGAGACGACGGGGGGACGCCCCATTGCGGGCGGGGGAGG from Accipiter gentilis chromosome 36, bAccGen1.1, whole genome shotgun sequence includes:
- the LOC126034876 gene encoding LOW QUALITY PROTEIN: tumor necrosis factor-like (The sequence of the model RefSeq protein was modified relative to this genomic sequence to represent the inferred CDS: deleted 1 base in 1 codon), translating into MTGPPPPSLSPPGPRRGLAAAVTGVTVTITVTLLLLLPLGTAAFLRLRPPDPTEMPMPTPAALVGQPGGLELLQVTRGDKPAAHVVASSSSSSPEGLVWDDRVAPSLVRNGVRLRGNRLVVPRDGLYFVYAAAAFQGGRCPPPAAAAHPLRLSVSRFSEEYPRDVPLLTAVRSVCPGGGRRRQQRRRRRRREEEEEEDDDEGRQLWFESLYQGAVFQLRRGDQLAATTTAGRFLDLHGGGQAYFGVVGVD